In the genome of Nitrospira sp. SG-bin1, one region contains:
- a CDS encoding acetyl-CoA carboxylase biotin carboxylase subunit (an AccC homodimer forms the biotin carboxylase subunit of the acetyl CoA carboxylase, an enzyme that catalyzes the formation of malonyl-CoA, which in turn controls the rate of fatty acid metabolism) — protein sequence MFKKVLVANRGEIALRVIRACKELGIKTVAIHSEADALSLHVRAADEKVCVGPAESALSYRNIPNVLSAAEITGVDAIHPGYGFLSENAHFAEVCESIGVKFIGPSSENIAMMGDKAKAREIVANRGLPVTPGSPGELRSEEDALQAAQKIGFPVIIKATAGGGGRGMRVVNRAEDLGRAFQAAQAEAKSTFGNDGVYLERYFLEPRHIEVQILADQYGRVVHLGERDCSIQRRHQKLVEETPSPVVDEKLRREIGRVAVEAVKAAHYRNVGTVEFLLDKDRQFYFMEVNTRIQVEHPITEMVTGIDLIKEQIRLAAGQPLSIRQQDVVLTGHSLECRINAEDPEKFTPSPGTITKYSPPGGFGVRVDSAMETGSVVVPYYDSMIAKLITYGRDRQESIARMRRALSEFHIEGIKTTIPLHGRILDDPDFQKGHVSTTFLERFLAS from the coding sequence GTGTTTAAGAAAGTTCTGGTTGCCAATCGCGGAGAAATCGCGTTGCGAGTGATCCGCGCTTGTAAGGAACTTGGCATCAAGACCGTGGCGATTCACTCTGAAGCCGACGCACTTTCGCTACATGTTCGAGCGGCCGACGAAAAGGTATGTGTGGGGCCGGCGGAATCAGCGCTTAGTTACCGAAATATTCCCAACGTCCTGAGCGCCGCGGAGATTACGGGAGTCGATGCGATCCATCCCGGGTACGGATTTCTATCCGAGAACGCCCATTTCGCGGAGGTGTGCGAGTCAATCGGCGTGAAGTTTATCGGACCCAGTTCGGAAAATATCGCCATGATGGGGGATAAGGCGAAGGCGCGTGAGATCGTGGCGAATCGAGGTCTTCCGGTCACACCCGGAAGTCCAGGTGAATTGCGCAGCGAGGAGGATGCCCTGCAGGCGGCGCAGAAGATCGGCTTTCCCGTCATCATCAAGGCTACGGCTGGGGGGGGAGGGCGAGGCATGCGTGTCGTCAACAGAGCCGAAGACCTGGGCCGAGCCTTTCAGGCCGCTCAGGCTGAAGCGAAGTCCACCTTCGGCAATGACGGAGTGTACCTTGAACGGTATTTCCTGGAACCGCGCCATATCGAGGTGCAGATTTTGGCCGATCAATACGGTCGCGTCGTCCACCTTGGAGAACGAGATTGTTCGATTCAGCGGCGGCATCAAAAGCTGGTGGAGGAAACTCCATCTCCGGTCGTCGATGAGAAGTTGCGTCGGGAAATCGGTCGAGTCGCCGTGGAGGCGGTGAAAGCCGCGCATTACAGGAATGTGGGTACCGTGGAGTTTTTACTCGACAAGGATCGCCAATTTTATTTCATGGAAGTCAATACCCGTATCCAAGTGGAACACCCCATCACTGAAATGGTAACCGGCATCGATTTGATCAAGGAGCAGATTCGTCTGGCTGCCGGTCAGCCCCTTTCGATTCGGCAACAAGATGTCGTGCTTACCGGGCACAGTCTCGAGTGCCGTATCAACGCGGAAGATCCAGAAAAATTCACGCCCTCACCGGGAACGATCACCAAATACAGTCCGCCCGGAGGTTTTGGGGTGCGGGTCGACTCGGCAATGGAGACCGGATCGGTCGTCGTTCCGTACTACGATTCCATGATTGCGAAATTAATCACCTATGGACGGGATCGACAGGAATCCATAGCTCGCATGAGACGCGCACTGAGCGAATTTCATATCGAAGGTATCAAGACCACCATCCCGCTTCATGGCCGAATCCTCGATGATCCTGATTTCCAGAAAGGCCATGTGTCGACGACGTTCCTGGAACGGTTTCTCGCCAGCTAA
- a CDS encoding elongation factor P translates to MISTVDFRSGVRLMVEGEPFYIVEFQHVKPGKGGAFVRTKLKSYLSGNVLDRTFRSGERFEEPDLEERDMQFLYASGDSYTLMDTDTYEQLTFERNQLGENADLLKENMIVKILIYEHRPIAVELPNFIELKVVDAEPGVRGDTASGGTKPAIVETGATIKVPLYLEVGTVIRIDTRTRSYVERVR, encoded by the coding sequence GTGATTTCCACAGTGGATTTTCGTAGCGGCGTGCGTTTGATGGTCGAAGGCGAACCCTTTTATATCGTCGAGTTTCAGCATGTAAAGCCCGGTAAAGGCGGGGCCTTCGTTCGTACGAAGTTGAAAAGCTATCTTTCGGGAAATGTGTTGGACCGGACATTTCGTTCCGGAGAACGGTTTGAAGAGCCCGATTTGGAAGAGCGCGACATGCAGTTCCTCTACGCGTCTGGAGATTCCTATACGCTGATGGATACGGACACGTACGAGCAATTGACGTTCGAAAGAAATCAATTAGGTGAAAACGCCGATTTGTTGAAAGAAAATATGATCGTCAAGATCCTCATATACGAGCATCGGCCCATCGCCGTCGAGTTGCCAAACTTCATTGAGCTCAAGGTCGTCGATGCGGAGCCGGGCGTGCGAGGGGACACTGCGTCCGGGGGAACCAAACCGGCGATTGTTGAGACGGGAGCGACGATCAAGGTTCCGCTCTATTTGGAGGTCGGCACCGTTATCCGGATCGATACTCGAACCAGGTCTTATGTGGAGCGTGTTCGGTGA
- a CDS encoding 3-dehydroquinate dehydratase — protein MPRILVLHGPNLNLLGNREASIYGTETLERINASLMKLGGELGVQLVIRQSNFEGELVNWIQDARGDYRGIIINPAAYTHTSIAIRDALAAVDLPTIEVHLSNIYRREDFRQHSYVSGVALAQISGFGATGYLLALRGLCEHILKTSSKGSE, from the coding sequence ATGCCTCGCATCCTGGTCCTTCACGGACCTAATCTAAACCTCTTGGGCAATCGGGAAGCGTCCATTTATGGGACGGAGACCTTGGAGAGGATCAATGCGTCGCTGATGAAGCTGGGTGGCGAACTTGGAGTCCAACTTGTTATTCGTCAGTCGAATTTTGAAGGAGAATTGGTGAATTGGATTCAAGATGCCCGAGGTGACTATCGGGGTATTATCATCAATCCTGCCGCCTATACGCACACCAGCATTGCAATTCGGGATGCTCTGGCCGCCGTCGATTTGCCCACCATCGAGGTCCACTTGTCAAACATCTATCGGCGTGAAGATTTCAGGCAACATTCATATGTGTCGGGAGTGGCATTGGCGCAAATCTCCGGGTTCGGTGCAACCGGGTATCTCTTAGCCTTGCGAGGACTGTGCGAACACATATTAAAGACAAGCTCCAAGGGATCTGAATGA
- a CDS encoding phosphopantothenoylcysteine decarboxylase produces the protein MDEAQVQPNLLGKRLVLGVTGSIAAYKSVGLLRALISNGAAVSVVMTQAATKFVTPLTFEVLSGRRVVTDLFDSHEEMTHLAIPGQAHAVIVAPATANFLAKAALGLADDPLSTMLLNARCPVIVVPAMDGDMWTHSTVVQHVQELRARGVVVLDPDVGPLASGQIAQGRFPAESRILDAVQSALIPQRDWQGQRVLVSAGPTHEPIDPVRFISNRSSGKMGYAIAEAARDRGAEVMLVTGPSSLALPSGIAAVSVNTASEMAEELSRHFPSATVLIMAAAVADFRPKMPAEQKLKKNGKSELVLELEATPDILAMLSARRTSQVVVGFAAETEQVLSHAKDKLRGKGLDLIVANDITQAGAGFGSDDNAVVILAATGEQRVLGLMPKRRLADEILTTVKDLCLTPPHREPLGRRR, from the coding sequence TTGGACGAAGCACAAGTGCAGCCTAATCTGTTGGGCAAGCGGCTGGTCCTTGGAGTCACCGGCAGCATCGCCGCGTATAAATCGGTCGGCTTGCTCCGCGCACTTATAAGTAACGGTGCCGCTGTGTCTGTCGTGATGACTCAGGCTGCCACGAAATTCGTGACACCCCTTACGTTTGAAGTTCTCTCAGGACGACGAGTCGTGACAGACCTTTTTGATTCTCACGAGGAGATGACCCATCTCGCCATCCCAGGACAAGCCCATGCGGTGATCGTGGCACCGGCGACGGCCAATTTTCTGGCAAAGGCAGCCCTCGGTCTGGCTGATGATCCGTTGAGCACGATGCTGTTGAACGCTCGGTGTCCCGTGATCGTCGTTCCTGCCATGGATGGAGACATGTGGACACATTCCACGGTCGTTCAACATGTTCAGGAACTTCGAGCTCGGGGCGTCGTCGTGCTCGATCCCGATGTCGGTCCACTGGCATCAGGGCAGATTGCACAGGGGAGGTTCCCCGCCGAGTCGCGAATCTTGGACGCGGTACAGTCGGCACTTATCCCTCAGCGAGATTGGCAAGGGCAGCGGGTGCTGGTCTCGGCCGGCCCAACCCACGAACCCATTGACCCGGTTCGTTTTATTTCAAACCGCTCCTCCGGCAAGATGGGGTATGCCATCGCAGAGGCTGCTCGGGATCGAGGAGCGGAAGTCATGCTGGTTACCGGACCGTCCTCTCTGGCGCTTCCTTCTGGTATTGCCGCAGTTTCGGTCAATACAGCCAGCGAAATGGCGGAGGAGTTGAGCAGACATTTTCCTTCCGCGACCGTGCTGATCATGGCTGCAGCGGTTGCAGACTTTCGTCCCAAAATGCCGGCGGAACAGAAGCTCAAAAAAAATGGTAAATCCGAGCTCGTGCTCGAGCTTGAAGCCACTCCGGACATTCTCGCGATGTTGTCTGCCCGACGGACGTCGCAGGTCGTGGTAGGCTTTGCGGCGGAAACCGAGCAGGTCTTGTCGCATGCCAAGGACAAATTGAGGGGAAAAGGGCTTGATCTCATCGTCGCGAACGATATTACGCAAGCGGGTGCTGGGTTTGGCAGCGATGACAATGCGGTCGTCATTCTCGCGGCTACGGGTGAACAAAGGGTCTTGGGGCTGATGCCCAAACGTCGTCTGGCCGATGAAATTCTGACGACCGTGAAAGATTTGTGTCTGACTCCACCTCATCGGGAACCCTTGGGGCGAAGAAGGTGA
- a CDS encoding guanylate kinase, whose product MAGSSHVPERRGILYIISAPSGAGKTTLCKQIVGSVSRVWHSVSFTTRKPRPGEVDGREYFFIEENVFHDMVARNEFLEYAHVYSNWYGTPRKPLIDKMEQGIDVLLEIDVQGAMQIKKKFADAVYIFILPPSMDILRARLQGRGSDSQEDIARRLQKVKEEVWCFREYYYIVRNDDLAQSLRELQSIFVAERLKTKRMDMHWLEQSFILEKDAQSAKREPSSTL is encoded by the coding sequence ATGGCGGGGAGTTCGCACGTTCCTGAACGTCGGGGAATCCTGTACATCATTTCAGCCCCTTCAGGTGCAGGGAAGACGACACTGTGCAAACAGATCGTAGGATCGGTCTCCAGGGTGTGGCATTCGGTGTCGTTTACAACGAGAAAACCGCGCCCTGGCGAGGTGGACGGACGTGAGTACTTTTTTATCGAAGAGAACGTATTTCACGACATGGTTGCGAGGAACGAGTTCTTGGAATATGCCCACGTGTATTCCAACTGGTATGGAACACCACGCAAACCGTTGATCGATAAAATGGAGCAGGGCATCGATGTCTTGCTGGAAATCGATGTCCAGGGTGCGATGCAGATCAAGAAGAAGTTTGCAGACGCCGTCTATATCTTCATTCTTCCTCCATCGATGGACATTCTGCGTGCTCGGCTCCAAGGCCGGGGGTCAGATTCACAGGAGGACATTGCTCGCCGACTGCAAAAAGTAAAAGAAGAAGTCTGGTGCTTCCGTGAGTATTATTACATTGTCCGCAACGATGATTTAGCGCAATCTCTCCGTGAGTTGCAAAGCATTTTTGTGGCGGAACGTCTGAAGACCAAACGAATGGACATGCATTGGCTTGAGCAGAGCTTTATTCTCGAAAAAGATGCACAATCGGCGAAACGGGAACCGTCATCCACTTTATAG
- a CDS encoding endonuclease III, with the protein MKRTKRMKTQPALDRPARIASSLRRAMPVARVELAHRSPWELLVATILSAQCTDQRVNQVTPTLFKQYPSPQAMSKATPAELETQIRSTGFYKSKAKNLIGCAQVITAQFKGHVPDTMEELTAIPGVGRKTANVLLGAVFGKPGVVVDTHVKRVANRLALTRSNDPEQIERDLQSVYPPSQWTEVSQRLLLHGRYVCLARKPRCFACPIYDVCEWEGKLSR; encoded by the coding sequence ATGAAGAGAACCAAGCGTATGAAGACGCAGCCCGCGTTAGACCGCCCGGCGCGGATTGCCAGCAGTCTCCGTCGCGCTATGCCGGTAGCTCGGGTGGAGTTGGCGCATCGTTCTCCGTGGGAACTGCTGGTGGCTACGATCCTTTCAGCACAATGCACCGACCAGCGGGTGAATCAGGTCACGCCGACCCTGTTCAAGCAATATCCATCACCTCAAGCCATGTCAAAAGCGACGCCCGCTGAGCTAGAAACACAGATTAGGTCGACGGGCTTTTATAAGAGCAAGGCAAAAAATTTGATCGGCTGTGCACAGGTCATTACCGCGCAGTTCAAAGGACACGTGCCTGATACGATGGAAGAACTCACTGCGATACCTGGTGTCGGGAGAAAAACAGCCAATGTGCTGCTTGGGGCTGTATTTGGTAAACCGGGTGTGGTGGTCGATACCCATGTGAAACGGGTCGCCAACCGGTTGGCCCTGACCCGATCCAATGACCCTGAACAGATCGAGCGAGATCTGCAATCGGTGTATCCGCCAAGCCAGTGGACGGAGGTGTCGCAGCGATTGCTCCTTCATGGCCGGTACGTGTGTCTCGCACGGAAACCTCGCTGTTTCGCTTGCCCGATTTACGATGTGTGTGAGTGGGAAGGAAAACTATCAAGATGA
- a CDS encoding GTPase HflX yields the protein MRGQITGLRTSQIASLERLYRRRVSPDKVISPELAKTMAQLTIELRRPIGVLLTRRGQVQEVIVGTDLTLSPTTLTLFRTGNRSLRGLRFIRTQLHDQPLNQEILTDLAFLRLDLIGLLSVTEDGRLGNLYVAHLLAPNSTGQLFNVLKAVPFHNLTMMFDQFIAELEVDLQQARAHHAVESGKESAVLVSASAKSRPEQEERLSELAELATSADVTVVDRVVQRTPDGHQRYLLGSGKMKDVLIQTLHRGADMVIFDQTLSPAQLRAISEMTDIRVIDRTQLILDIFARRAHSREGKVQVELAQLRYLLPRLSGKGTQLSRLGGGIGTRGPGETKLETDRRRVRDRITHLERELTQFGRQQNQRRSRRGRHGLPIVSLVGYTNAGKSTLLNVLTNSQVSAQNRLFETLDTTSRRLRFPEDREVIITDTVGFIRDLPQELVGAFRTTLEELREADLLLHVVDGSAADIDIQITAVIAILEELHLDAIPRWLVFNKCDRMSQPQAELLCRRYGAIGISALQPDTLRPLLARLEAYVRSMSIGERQTASPSLLDDSLLASRR from the coding sequence ATTCGAGGCCAAATCACGGGGCTACGCACCAGCCAAATCGCGTCCCTAGAACGACTCTACCGACGGCGTGTCTCACCCGACAAGGTCATTTCCCCCGAGCTGGCCAAGACAATGGCCCAGTTGACCATTGAGCTTCGTCGACCGATCGGTGTGCTGTTGACGAGGCGAGGCCAAGTTCAGGAAGTCATTGTGGGAACGGATTTGACGTTGTCCCCTACGACGCTCACCTTGTTCCGCACAGGGAATCGATCACTCCGTGGTCTGAGATTCATTCGTACGCAACTGCACGATCAGCCTTTAAATCAAGAGATACTGACCGACCTCGCCTTTTTGAGGCTTGATCTTATTGGCCTCCTCTCCGTCACGGAGGACGGCAGACTAGGCAACCTGTATGTGGCTCATCTACTGGCCCCCAATTCGACCGGCCAATTGTTCAATGTGCTGAAGGCCGTCCCATTCCACAATCTAACGATGATGTTCGATCAGTTCATCGCAGAGCTGGAGGTAGATCTTCAGCAGGCCCGAGCGCACCATGCCGTGGAAAGTGGAAAGGAATCGGCGGTTCTGGTGAGCGCTTCCGCCAAAAGTCGGCCAGAGCAGGAAGAACGATTATCCGAATTGGCGGAATTGGCGACCTCCGCCGATGTCACGGTGGTCGATCGTGTCGTGCAAAGAACGCCGGACGGGCATCAACGCTATCTCTTGGGAAGCGGCAAGATGAAGGATGTTCTGATTCAGACACTTCACCGGGGTGCCGACATGGTGATCTTTGATCAAACGTTGTCGCCGGCTCAACTGCGAGCTATTTCCGAGATGACCGATATTAGGGTGATCGACCGGACGCAGCTGATTCTGGATATCTTTGCACGCAGAGCCCATAGTCGTGAAGGCAAAGTGCAGGTGGAGTTGGCGCAGTTACGGTACCTGCTTCCACGATTGTCCGGAAAGGGTACTCAACTGTCACGACTCGGTGGCGGGATCGGTACCAGAGGGCCAGGCGAAACCAAACTGGAAACCGATCGTCGTCGTGTGCGGGACCGCATCACGCATTTAGAGCGGGAGCTGACCCAATTTGGACGCCAGCAAAATCAACGGCGGTCCAGACGGGGGCGACACGGGCTCCCCATCGTTTCTCTCGTGGGCTATACGAACGCCGGCAAGTCGACATTGCTTAACGTGCTGACCAACAGCCAGGTGTCGGCCCAAAACAGACTGTTCGAAACTTTGGATACGACGAGCCGACGGCTGCGGTTCCCGGAGGACCGTGAGGTCATCATCACCGATACGGTCGGGTTTATTCGGGATCTTCCGCAGGAACTGGTCGGCGCTTTTCGGACAACGCTTGAAGAACTACGAGAGGCGGATCTGCTGTTGCATGTTGTCGATGGCAGTGCCGCAGACATCGACATTCAGATTACCGCAGTCATCGCCATTCTTGAAGAATTGCATCTGGATGCGATACCAAGATGGCTCGTATTCAATAAGTGCGATCGGATGTCACAGCCGCAGGCTGAGTTGCTCTGCCGACGCTATGGAGCCATTGGCATTTCCGCACTCCAGCCAGACACACTCCGCCCTCTTCTTGCCCGACTGGAAGCGTACGTGAGAAGTATGTCCATCGGTGAACGTCAGACGGCTAGCCCGTCCCTACTGGACGACTCGCTGCTTGCATCTCGCCGGTGA
- a CDS encoding tRNA N6-adenosine(37)-threonylcarbamoyltransferase complex transferase subunit TsaD — translation MCAHPDPSEFQHGARWFPSPVLGIESSCDETAAAVLSHEGEVLSNVVSSQVAVHEKFGGVVPELAARAHLGKIDMVVNEALTAAQVSKNTLGAVAVTQGPGLAGALLVGVNYAKALSYGLGIPIMGVNHLQGHIASAWLADPTFPLSCIVLVVSGGHTHLYRHEAGGRCILLGRTRDDAAGEAFDKGAQMLGLEYPGGPAVDRVARSGDSQALRFPRFRGAKSSLEFSFSGLKTALLYKLREMSDPLQPRQTADFAASYQEAIVQVLATKAFVALKQSNLTALAVVGGVSANSRLRTVLRECAAQEGIRLALPPIEYCTDNAAMIASAGRQLLMNGVPPYSDLDISPTERCVTIRGENRHRSVSVGDKEKTHS, via the coding sequence ATGTGTGCCCATCCTGATCCGTCCGAATTTCAACATGGTGCTCGATGGTTTCCTAGTCCGGTTCTTGGCATTGAGTCTTCATGCGATGAAACCGCTGCAGCCGTACTCAGCCATGAAGGCGAAGTGCTTTCTAACGTCGTTTCGTCCCAGGTGGCCGTCCATGAAAAGTTCGGTGGTGTCGTTCCGGAGTTGGCCGCTCGAGCGCACTTGGGGAAGATCGATATGGTTGTGAACGAAGCTTTGACGGCTGCCCAGGTTTCGAAAAATACCCTTGGTGCCGTCGCCGTCACTCAGGGGCCTGGGTTGGCTGGAGCGCTTTTGGTGGGAGTCAATTATGCGAAAGCCTTGAGCTACGGTTTGGGTATCCCAATCATGGGGGTCAATCACCTACAAGGGCACATCGCTTCTGCATGGCTCGCCGATCCGACGTTTCCTCTCTCCTGTATCGTGCTCGTTGTATCTGGGGGCCACACCCATCTCTATCGCCATGAAGCCGGTGGTCGATGTATTCTTCTAGGGCGTACGCGTGATGATGCGGCGGGTGAAGCTTTCGACAAGGGAGCTCAGATGCTGGGTCTAGAATATCCCGGTGGGCCGGCTGTGGATCGAGTCGCACGTTCCGGCGATTCACAGGCCTTACGATTTCCTCGGTTTCGCGGCGCCAAAAGCAGTCTGGAGTTCAGCTTCAGTGGTCTCAAGACGGCGTTATTATATAAACTACGAGAAATGAGCGATCCGCTGCAACCTCGGCAGACTGCCGACTTCGCGGCCAGCTACCAAGAGGCCATTGTGCAGGTCTTAGCCACGAAGGCCTTTGTGGCTCTCAAACAGTCGAATCTGACGGCGCTTGCCGTTGTGGGAGGAGTGTCAGCCAATTCACGGCTGAGAACCGTATTAAGGGAGTGCGCAGCGCAGGAAGGTATTCGTCTAGCACTGCCGCCTATTGAGTATTGTACCGACAATGCTGCCATGATTGCCTCAGCGGGACGTCAGTTACTGATGAACGGAGTACCGCCATATTCGGATCTCGATATCAGTCCGACTGAAAGATGCGTAACGATTCGTGGGGAAAACCGGCACAGATCGGTTTCTGTAGGAGATAAGGAGAAAACCCATTCCTGA
- a CDS encoding ATP-dependent Clp protease ATP-binding subunit ClpC: protein MFERFTDKGRKIIILAREEAERHQNDYLGTEHLVLAILRESDGIALMILKKMGLSTEQIRLEIERNLPGGGTTMTFGEIPFSPRVKKVIEYGVEEARLLGHNHIGSEHLLLGLLREEEGIGGKILRSLGANLLTARQLTVTFLRKSAPRERDRKSNTPALDEFGRDLTQLAQEGQLDPVIGRADEIERVLQILSRRSKNNPVLIGESGVGKTAIVEGLAQRIVQSEVPDNLLSRRVIALDLGSLVAGTKYRGQFEERLKVVMKEIVQAGNIIIFIDELHTLVGAGAAEGSIDASNMLKPALSRGEIQCIGATTLDEYRKHIEKDGALKRRFQPIHVQPPNLDETVRIIQGLRDRYEEHHGVEITEEAIVEAVKLSDRYITDRFLPDKAIDLIDETGSRAKLQTYALPSELKAMEQELKKVSREKELSISMQNFEEAVRHREEEERLRKLLDESKREWKKNQEKNKPVIGKEDVAYVVSKMTGIPLFKLEEEESNKLLRMEEFLHKRVVGQNEAISAVARAIRRSRAGLKEARKPIGSFIFLGPTGVGKTELARTLAEFLFNSEDALIRVDMSEYQEKFTSSRLFGAPPGYVGYEEGGQLTEKVRRRPYSVVLFDEIEKAHPDVFNVLLQVLDDGVLTDSLGRKVDFKNTVVIMTSNIGTKMIQKGVSLGFQSTEGEAARRKKEEVLGELRKSFSPEFLNRIDEIVIFHQLEKEQLYSILDILLRELNLRLLDKGIEIEVDDEVKQWLIKEGYEPLYGARPMRRAIQRAIGDPLSDELIRGRFKEIRKVKVVLRDGAPTFIEQEAMAGV from the coding sequence ATGTTCGAACGATTCACAGACAAAGGTCGAAAGATCATCATCCTCGCGCGCGAGGAGGCCGAGCGACATCAAAACGACTATCTGGGAACTGAGCATCTTGTTTTGGCCATCCTTCGTGAGTCTGATGGCATTGCCCTGATGATTCTGAAAAAAATGGGCCTTTCTACCGAGCAGATTCGGCTGGAAATCGAGAGAAATCTGCCGGGTGGGGGGACCACCATGACGTTTGGAGAGATCCCTTTTAGCCCGCGTGTAAAGAAGGTCATTGAATACGGAGTGGAAGAGGCTCGTTTGCTGGGCCATAACCACATCGGTAGCGAGCATCTTCTTCTTGGTCTCCTCCGGGAAGAAGAAGGAATCGGGGGGAAAATCCTTCGAAGCCTGGGGGCCAATCTGTTAACCGCTCGTCAATTAACCGTGACGTTCTTGCGAAAGTCCGCTCCGCGTGAGCGGGATCGAAAGAGCAATACTCCTGCACTTGATGAATTCGGCCGTGATTTGACCCAGTTGGCTCAAGAAGGTCAACTGGACCCGGTAATTGGCCGAGCCGACGAAATCGAGCGCGTCCTCCAGATTCTCAGTCGAAGGAGCAAGAACAACCCTGTGCTGATCGGCGAATCAGGGGTCGGAAAAACCGCCATCGTCGAAGGGCTCGCCCAACGTATTGTTCAATCGGAAGTCCCGGACAATCTGCTCTCCCGTCGGGTCATTGCGTTGGACTTAGGGTCTCTCGTTGCAGGCACCAAGTACCGCGGGCAATTTGAGGAGCGTCTCAAAGTCGTGATGAAGGAGATTGTCCAAGCGGGCAATATTATCATCTTTATCGACGAGTTGCATACGCTGGTTGGCGCAGGAGCCGCCGAGGGGTCCATTGACGCCTCCAATATGTTGAAGCCGGCCCTTTCGCGTGGCGAGATTCAATGCATCGGAGCCACAACTCTGGATGAATACCGAAAGCATATTGAAAAGGATGGTGCCTTGAAACGGCGATTTCAGCCGATTCATGTTCAGCCACCGAATCTCGACGAAACGGTCCGCATCATCCAAGGGCTTCGGGATCGATACGAAGAACATCACGGCGTGGAAATCACCGAAGAAGCAATCGTCGAGGCCGTCAAGTTATCGGATCGGTACATCACCGATCGGTTCCTGCCCGACAAGGCGATCGATTTGATTGACGAAACCGGCTCGCGTGCCAAACTCCAGACGTACGCACTTCCTTCTGAATTAAAAGCGATGGAACAAGAGCTGAAGAAGGTGTCGCGGGAAAAAGAACTCTCGATCTCCATGCAGAATTTCGAGGAAGCCGTACGGCATCGCGAGGAAGAAGAGCGGTTGCGGAAGTTGCTCGACGAGTCCAAACGAGAATGGAAAAAGAACCAGGAAAAGAACAAGCCGGTGATCGGAAAAGAGGATGTCGCTTACGTTGTCTCAAAAATGACCGGCATTCCGCTCTTTAAGCTGGAGGAGGAAGAGTCCAACAAACTATTACGCATGGAAGAGTTTCTCCATAAACGAGTCGTCGGCCAAAATGAAGCAATTTCCGCCGTGGCCCGCGCCATCCGCCGATCTCGTGCCGGCTTGAAGGAAGCCCGGAAGCCAATCGGCTCGTTCATTTTCTTGGGACCGACGGGTGTGGGCAAGACAGAACTGGCCCGGACCTTGGCGGAGTTTCTCTTCAATAGCGAAGATGCATTGATTCGTGTCGATATGTCCGAATATCAGGAGAAGTTTACCAGTTCTCGGCTTTTTGGAGCCCCTCCCGGCTATGTCGGATATGAAGAGGGAGGACAGTTAACCGAAAAGGTTCGTCGTCGACCGTATTCTGTCGTGTTGTTCGATGAAATCGAAAAGGCACATCCGGACGTGTTCAATGTCCTGCTTCAAGTTCTAGACGACGGCGTGTTGACCGATAGCCTTGGACGAAAGGTCGATTTCAAGAATACCGTCGTCATCATGACGTCGAATATCGGGACGAAAATGATTCAGAAGGGTGTCTCCCTTGGTTTCCAGAGCACGGAAGGTGAAGCCGCGCGTCGGAAGAAGGAAGAAGTGCTTGGAGAGCTTCGAAAATCGTTCAGTCCAGAATTTCTGAACCGGATCGATGAAATCGTGATTTTCCATCAATTGGAAAAAGAGCAGCTCTACAGCATCTTGGATATTCTCCTGCGCGAATTGAACCTCCGTCTCTTGGACAAGGGAATTGAAATCGAGGTCGACGACGAAGTCAAACAGTGGTTGATCAAAGAGGGGTATGAGCCGCTGTACGGAGCCAGACCAATGCGGCGGGCTATCCAACGTGCCATCGGTGATCCGCTCTCGGATGAACTGATCAGGGGACGTTTTAAAGAGATCCGCAAAGTGAAAGTAGTGCTGCGGGACGGGGCTCCGACATTTATTGAGCAGGAGGCGATGGCCGGAGTGTAG